From the Microbacterium thalassium genome, one window contains:
- a CDS encoding ABC transporter ATP-binding protein codes for MTSLQVNDLTVRLGGREVLHAVDVAADHGELLAVVGPSGCGKTTLLRTIAGLVRAQSGEIRLGTRMVATHGLHLRPERRGIGWVPQDATLFPHLTVAQNIAFGAPRGARGRLRRGRADDPEIARLLSLVGLDGLADRMPSQLSGGQAQRVSLARALAARPTLVLLDEPFAALDPLLRHELREAVPRWLRTEGATAVLVTHDQEEALSLADRVAVLRGGRVLQQDAPEVVFGRPASAWVAGFVGDAVFLEATWHDSVVETAVGRIPAHWAERSPLEDSAAPAVGAAVRAMVRPEQVTLTPDAQGGATVRRVRFTGHSALVEVALDNGTLLRARVASPALTPVGSRVRPEIEGDALAYAAGGETLAAEGPGPA; via the coding sequence ATGACATCGCTTCAGGTGAACGACCTCACCGTGCGCCTCGGCGGACGGGAGGTCCTCCACGCCGTCGACGTCGCCGCCGACCACGGCGAGCTGCTCGCGGTGGTCGGACCGAGCGGATGCGGCAAGACCACGCTGCTGCGCACGATCGCCGGCCTCGTGCGCGCGCAGTCGGGCGAGATCCGGCTGGGGACGCGCATGGTCGCCACGCATGGGCTGCATCTGCGCCCGGAGCGCCGCGGCATCGGCTGGGTGCCGCAGGACGCGACGCTGTTCCCGCACCTGACGGTCGCCCAGAACATCGCGTTCGGGGCGCCGCGAGGGGCGCGTGGCCGGTTGCGCCGGGGACGCGCGGACGACCCCGAGATCGCCCGGCTCCTGTCGCTCGTCGGACTCGACGGGCTCGCGGATCGAATGCCGAGCCAGCTCTCGGGCGGTCAGGCGCAGCGCGTGTCGCTCGCGCGCGCACTGGCAGCCCGGCCGACGCTGGTGCTCCTCGACGAGCCCTTCGCGGCGCTCGACCCGCTGCTGCGGCACGAGCTGCGCGAGGCGGTGCCCCGGTGGCTGCGGACCGAGGGGGCGACCGCCGTGCTGGTGACCCACGACCAGGAGGAGGCCCTGTCGCTCGCCGACCGGGTCGCCGTCCTGCGCGGCGGTCGTGTGCTGCAGCAGGACGCTCCCGAGGTCGTCTTCGGCAGGCCAGCCTCGGCGTGGGTGGCGGGATTCGTGGGCGACGCGGTCTTCCTCGAAGCCACATGGCACGACTCGGTCGTCGAGACCGCGGTCGGCCGCATCCCGGCCCACTGGGCCGAGCGATCGCCGCTCGAAGACTCCGCCGCGCCCGCGGTCGGCGCCGCGGTGCGCGCGATGGTGCGGCCCGAGCAGGTGACGCTGACGCCCGACGCTCAGGGCGGCGCCACGGTTCGGCGCGTGCGATTCACGGGCCACAGCGCGCTGGTCGAGGTGGCGCTCGACAACGGCACTCTGCTCCGGGCCCGCGTCGCGTCGCCCGCACTCACTCCGGTCGGCTCGCGCGTGCGCCCCGAGATCGAGGGCGACGCGCTCGCCTATGCCGCGGGCGGCGAGACCCTCGCGGCCGAGGGCCCCGGTCCGGCCTAG
- a CDS encoding ABC transporter permease, which translates to MPSSRRPPRTLWVAALVACALASVPLVYLIARVAGAGPEQIAEALSRPRVPELIGTSLLLSASVTVATIAIGVPSAFLLARAALPARGLWAALAALPLAVPSYLAAYGWLAAVPGMQGFWAAWFVLTSVCLPYVTLPTAAALRLSTTGFDDLARTLGRGPVAAFFSGTWPQIAPAVSAGALLAFLYTLSDFGGVALFRLPVLTTAVHQAFGASFDRDYALILAGVLVVIALAVVLAEQVLRRRAPARAPHGPRAARFRLGAALPAALILLATPSLLAAGVPTAILVARALDAAALRAFDLAEFAEALAGTLAFAVGGAVIAIVLALPIGALAARYRGRRVRIVETAAVIPLGLPGIVVGLSLVAFSLTVVPWWYQTALILAFAYGVMFLPKAVGGVRSSIGLVPPALEDVSRTLGRTGLQTWWQVTARLARPGILAAALLVAVTAMKELPATLLLRPTGTDTLATELWSRTDVAAYGAAAPYALALLVVATIPAFLLSRHRDPEDV; encoded by the coding sequence ATGCCCTCGTCACGACGCCCACCACGTACCCTCTGGGTCGCGGCGCTTGTGGCGTGCGCCCTCGCGAGCGTCCCGCTCGTCTATCTCATCGCGCGGGTCGCGGGAGCGGGGCCCGAGCAGATCGCCGAGGCCCTGTCGCGTCCGCGGGTTCCGGAGCTGATCGGCACGTCGCTGCTGTTGTCGGCTTCGGTGACCGTGGCCACGATCGCGATCGGCGTGCCGTCGGCCTTCCTGCTTGCGCGCGCTGCGCTGCCCGCGCGCGGACTGTGGGCGGCGCTGGCCGCCCTGCCGCTGGCGGTGCCCTCGTACCTCGCAGCGTACGGCTGGCTCGCCGCCGTGCCCGGGATGCAGGGGTTCTGGGCGGCGTGGTTCGTCCTCACGAGCGTCTGTCTGCCGTATGTGACCCTGCCGACGGCGGCCGCGCTGCGACTGTCGACCACGGGTTTCGACGATCTGGCGCGCACGCTCGGACGCGGGCCGGTCGCGGCGTTCTTCAGCGGCACGTGGCCGCAGATCGCGCCGGCGGTCTCGGCGGGCGCGCTGCTCGCATTCCTCTACACGCTGAGCGACTTCGGCGGCGTGGCCCTGTTCCGGCTCCCGGTCCTCACCACCGCGGTGCACCAGGCCTTCGGCGCGAGCTTCGACCGCGACTACGCGCTCATCCTCGCAGGGGTGCTCGTTGTCATCGCCCTCGCCGTGGTCCTCGCCGAGCAGGTGCTGCGCCGCCGCGCTCCCGCTCGCGCACCGCATGGGCCGCGCGCGGCGCGCTTCCGACTCGGCGCGGCACTTCCTGCGGCCCTGATCCTGCTCGCGACGCCGTCGCTGCTCGCCGCCGGCGTTCCCACGGCCATCCTCGTCGCGCGTGCTCTCGACGCCGCAGCACTGCGCGCCTTCGACCTCGCCGAGTTCGCCGAGGCGCTCGCCGGCACGCTCGCGTTCGCCGTGGGCGGCGCCGTCATCGCGATCGTCCTGGCGCTCCCGATCGGGGCCCTGGCGGCGCGCTACCGCGGGCGCCGCGTGCGGATCGTCGAGACCGCCGCCGTGATACCCCTGGGCCTGCCCGGCATCGTGGTCGGTCTCTCGCTCGTCGCGTTCTCGCTGACGGTCGTGCCGTGGTGGTACCAGACCGCGCTCATCCTCGCCTTCGCCTACGGCGTGATGTTCCTGCCGAAGGCGGTCGGCGGCGTGCGCAGCTCGATCGGGCTCGTGCCGCCGGCGCTCGAAGACGTCTCGCGCACCCTCGGGCGTACGGGCCTCCAGACGTGGTGGCAGGTCACGGCACGCCTGGCCCGGCCCGGCATCCTCGCCGCGGCGCTGCTGGTCGCGGTCACCGCGATGAAGGAGCTGCCCGCGACGCTGCTGCTGCGCCCGACGGGCACCGACACGCTCGCCACCGAGTTGTGGTCGCGGACCGACGTCGCCGCGTACGGCGCCGCCGCGCCGTACGCCCTCGCGCTGCTCGTCGTCGCGACGATCCCCGCGTTCCTGCTCTCGCGCCACCGAGACCCGGAGGATGTGTGA
- a CDS encoding extracellular solute-binding protein: protein MRALRILVPAAVASGLLLTGCAGDPASEDSADAPASDGEVTLYAGRDEALIAPLIEQFTDETGIEVEVRYAGTSELTALLLEEGDRSPADVFLSQDAGALGAIADAGLTSPIPAELAETIPAGLTSQDDSWIGVTGRARVIAYDGDVLEADQVPTSVLDLVDPEWAGRVGFPPGNASFQSFVTALRVLEGEQAAEDWAADMAANDPVLTESNGATLDLVNAGELDLALINHYYWYQRAAELGEDAMRAQLAFLPGDPGGIVNVTGAAILTGGAGDPDALALVEYLVSPAGQQYFVEQTFEYPLLPGVEAPSGLPALETLVNPGLDLSDLDSVAETQEMLVRVGLL from the coding sequence GTGCGCGCACTTCGCATCCTGGTTCCCGCCGCCGTCGCGAGCGGCCTCCTGCTGACCGGCTGCGCCGGAGACCCGGCCTCGGAAGATTCGGCCGACGCCCCGGCATCCGACGGCGAAGTCACCCTCTATGCCGGAAGAGACGAGGCGCTGATCGCGCCCCTCATCGAGCAGTTCACCGACGAGACGGGCATCGAGGTGGAGGTCCGCTATGCGGGCACGAGCGAGCTGACGGCACTCCTGCTCGAAGAGGGCGACCGTTCCCCCGCCGACGTGTTCCTGTCGCAGGACGCCGGTGCGCTCGGCGCCATCGCGGATGCCGGACTGACATCGCCGATCCCTGCGGAGCTGGCGGAGACCATCCCCGCGGGCTTGACCTCGCAGGACGACAGCTGGATCGGCGTGACCGGTCGCGCGCGCGTCATCGCGTACGACGGCGACGTGCTCGAGGCCGACCAGGTGCCGACCTCGGTTCTCGATCTGGTCGACCCCGAGTGGGCCGGACGCGTCGGCTTCCCCCCGGGCAACGCCAGCTTCCAGTCGTTCGTGACGGCGCTTCGCGTCCTCGAGGGCGAGCAGGCCGCCGAGGACTGGGCTGCCGACATGGCGGCCAACGATCCCGTGCTCACCGAGAGCAACGGGGCGACACTCGACCTGGTCAATGCGGGCGAACTCGATCTCGCACTCATCAACCACTACTACTGGTACCAGCGCGCCGCCGAGCTCGGCGAGGATGCGATGCGGGCCCAGCTGGCGTTCCTGCCGGGCGACCCCGGCGGCATCGTCAACGTCACGGGCGCGGCGATCCTGACCGGAGGAGCGGGCGACCCCGACGCGCTCGCGCTCGTCGAGTACCTCGTCTCGCCGGCCGGCCAGCAGTACTTCGTCGAGCAGACCTTCGAGTACCCGCTGCTCCCCGGTGTCGAGGCACCCTCGGGTCTGCCCGCGCTCGAGACGCTCGTCAACCCCGGTCTCGATCTCAGCGACCTCGATTCGGTGGCCGAGACCCAGGAGATGCTCGTGCGCGTCGGCCTCCTCTGA
- the pheS gene encoding phenylalanine--tRNA ligase subunit alpha has translation MSDAHENTAPTDAGITPEAVETAVADALAAIAAAGDTAELKAARSAHTAEGSPLAKLNARMREVPKDKKAEFGKLVGQARASVNQALAAREVELAEAELAAKLEAERVDMTALAQRARVGARHPISLLQEEISDIFVGMGWEIAEGPELEHEWYNFDALNFDADHPARQMQDTFFVDPVERHLVMRTHTSPVQVRSMLERDLPIYVLCPGRVYRTDEFDATHLPVFTQFEGLVIDKGITMAHLKGTLDHAAKVLFGPEAKTRFRANYFPFTEPSAELDLWHPTFKGGARWIEWGGCGMVNPNVLRAAGIDPEEYSGFAFGMGIERTLMFRSDVQDMRDMAEGDVRFSEQFGMVV, from the coding sequence GTGTCTGACGCGCACGAGAACACAGCCCCCACCGACGCCGGCATCACGCCCGAAGCGGTCGAGACCGCGGTTGCGGACGCCCTCGCGGCGATCGCCGCCGCGGGCGACACCGCCGAGCTGAAGGCCGCCCGCTCCGCCCACACCGCCGAGGGCTCGCCGCTGGCGAAGCTCAACGCGCGCATGCGTGAGGTGCCCAAGGACAAGAAGGCCGAATTCGGCAAGCTCGTCGGGCAGGCTCGCGCGAGCGTGAACCAGGCCCTCGCCGCCCGTGAGGTCGAGCTGGCCGAAGCCGAGCTCGCCGCCAAACTCGAGGCCGAGCGCGTGGACATGACCGCGCTCGCGCAGCGGGCCCGCGTGGGCGCGCGGCATCCGATCTCGCTCCTGCAGGAGGAGATCAGCGACATCTTCGTCGGCATGGGGTGGGAGATCGCCGAAGGCCCCGAGCTCGAGCACGAGTGGTACAACTTCGACGCGCTGAACTTCGACGCCGATCACCCGGCGCGTCAGATGCAGGACACGTTCTTCGTGGACCCCGTCGAGCGCCACCTCGTCATGCGCACGCACACGAGCCCCGTCCAGGTGCGCTCGATGCTCGAGCGCGATCTGCCGATCTACGTGCTGTGCCCCGGCCGCGTCTACCGCACCGACGAGTTCGACGCGACGCACCTGCCGGTCTTCACGCAGTTCGAAGGACTCGTGATCGACAAGGGCATCACGATGGCGCACCTCAAAGGCACGCTGGACCACGCCGCCAAGGTGCTGTTCGGGCCCGAGGCCAAGACGCGCTTCCGCGCGAACTACTTCCCCTTCACCGAGCCGAGCGCCGAGCTCGACCTGTGGCACCCGACCTTCAAGGGCGGCGCGCGCTGGATCGAGTGGGGCGGATGCGGCATGGTCAACCCCAACGTGCTGCGCGCGGCCGGCATCGACCCCGAGGAGTACTCGGGCTTCGCGTTCGGGATGGGGATCGAGCGGACCCTCATGTTCCGCTCGGATGTGCAGGACATGCGCGACATGGCCGAGGGCGATGTCCGCTTCAGCGAGCAGTTCGGAATGGTGGTCTGA